A stretch of the Bacillus licheniformis DSM 13 = ATCC 14580 genome encodes the following:
- a CDS encoding MGDG synthase family glycosyltransferase: MTKILIFPFLSISTGHHHVADSLQTELLLKSHHCEKIDIFSHAYRRLEKASSAAYLSWIQYFPKVYSSVYHLLACGRHETAKRHLLYELIFLKGMQQIIAEKKPDIVFCTHALPSYLLNRLKGQFPDMKVANVYTDFFVNRIWGREKIDYHFAPIKDIKDQLIAEGVDEEKIFLTGIPVHRSYKTERKPEQDGDKKAFCNILITGGSMGVGGIFKLVRELSPNGNVAYQILCGKNRKLYRYVRDLNNPYIKALPYIESKTEMNRLYAEASGIITKPGGVTISECIEKQLPVFIYHALPGQEEMNLDILKKKNLVIELNQQKQQPIEQQLLSFFRSDEDIRRYQMSVDQYLREKSDRDFSDILDGIIHNRSGLGNAHV; encoded by the coding sequence ATGACAAAGATTCTGATTTTCCCTTTTTTAAGCATTTCCACCGGTCATCATCACGTTGCCGATTCGCTGCAGACAGAACTGCTCCTCAAATCCCATCACTGTGAAAAAATCGACATTTTTTCACATGCTTATCGGCGGCTGGAAAAGGCCTCCTCTGCGGCATATTTGTCATGGATTCAGTATTTTCCGAAAGTCTACAGCTCGGTCTATCATCTCCTGGCGTGCGGGCGCCATGAAACGGCAAAGCGCCACCTCTTGTATGAGCTGATCTTTTTGAAAGGCATGCAGCAGATTATTGCAGAAAAAAAGCCTGATATCGTGTTCTGTACGCATGCATTGCCCTCCTATTTGCTGAACCGCTTAAAAGGCCAATTTCCCGACATGAAAGTGGCCAATGTATATACCGATTTTTTCGTCAACCGAATCTGGGGAAGAGAGAAGATTGATTATCATTTCGCGCCGATCAAAGACATCAAAGACCAGCTGATCGCAGAAGGCGTTGATGAAGAGAAAATTTTTCTGACCGGAATACCTGTGCACCGTTCCTATAAAACGGAGAGAAAGCCTGAGCAGGACGGGGACAAAAAAGCGTTTTGCAACATCCTCATAACCGGCGGAAGCATGGGGGTGGGCGGCATTTTTAAACTCGTGCGGGAACTGTCGCCGAACGGGAATGTCGCATACCAAATACTATGCGGAAAAAACCGAAAGCTCTACCGGTATGTTCGTGATTTAAACAATCCATATATTAAAGCGCTGCCTTATATCGAAAGCAAGACTGAAATGAACCGCTTATACGCGGAGGCGTCGGGCATTATTACGAAGCCCGGCGGCGTCACGATCAGCGAGTGCATTGAAAAACAGCTCCCTGTTTTCATCTATCATGCGCTGCCCGGACAGGAAGAGATGAATCTCGATATTCTGAAAAAGAAAAACCTTGTCATCGAACTGAATCAGCAAAAACAGCAGCCGATTGAACAGCAGCTGCTTTCCTTTTTCCGTTCGGATGAAGACATCAGGCGCTATCAAATGAGCGTCGATCAATATTTGCGCGAAAAATCGGACCGTGATTTCAGCGATATTTTAGACGGGATCATTCATAACCGGAGCGGTTTAGGGAATGCTCACGTATAA
- a CDS encoding type 1 glutamine amidotransferase domain-containing protein produces MRLEGKKVIALVSDEFEDLELWYPVLRLKEEGAIVHFIGEKADHEYKGKYGVPAVSDYELKSVNIEEYDAVLVPGGWAPDKLRRYPEVLEMIRWFNERKKPIGQICHAGWVLISAGILEGRKVTSTPGIKDDMENAGAIWVNEAAVVDGHIVSSRRPPDLPIYVKAFADLLAQS; encoded by the coding sequence ATGCGACTGGAAGGCAAGAAAGTGATCGCGCTTGTCAGCGATGAATTCGAAGATTTAGAACTGTGGTATCCAGTTTTGAGGTTGAAGGAAGAAGGAGCGATCGTACATTTCATTGGTGAAAAAGCGGATCATGAATACAAGGGCAAATACGGAGTGCCCGCTGTCTCAGATTATGAGCTGAAAAGCGTGAACATTGAGGAATACGACGCCGTTCTGGTTCCGGGAGGCTGGGCGCCTGACAAGCTCAGAAGATATCCCGAGGTCCTGGAGATGATTCGGTGGTTCAACGAAAGGAAGAAGCCCATCGGACAAATCTGCCATGCCGGCTGGGTGCTGATTTCTGCAGGAATATTGGAAGGCAGGAAGGTTACAAGCACACCGGGGATTAAAGACGATATGGAAAATGCCGGAGCCATATGGGTGAATGAAGCAGCGGTCGTCGACGGCCATATCGTGTCAAGCCGCCGCCCGCCGGACCTGCCGATCTATGTCAAAGCCTTTGCCGATCTTTTGGCGCAGTCCTAA
- a CDS encoding YkoP family protein encodes MRNCFLSIWSVIDPFYYFFSRLTLIDQTKTSIFRVRLTKYKGIDVVLSDGTVIKKNDVLIKIHLHNIKLIKELQNIESAVGRGILIYQKAYFSMPILAEYIKNHHRSDQIKGIIGITTLHKGVERLGFEAVEPANQFYRVFKKLTQIPILYLTTKQFSLRKIPPSQYLFISKEKLFKSYLQK; translated from the coding sequence TTGAGAAACTGTTTTTTGTCAATTTGGAGTGTAATTGACCCGTTTTATTATTTTTTTTCAAGACTGACACTCATTGACCAAACGAAAACGAGCATTTTTCGCGTCCGTCTAACAAAGTACAAAGGGATCGATGTGGTGTTAAGCGATGGGACGGTTATTAAGAAAAACGATGTTCTGATCAAAATTCATCTGCACAATATTAAGCTGATCAAGGAGCTTCAAAATATTGAGAGCGCTGTCGGAAGAGGCATTCTCATTTATCAAAAAGCGTATTTTTCAATGCCGATCTTGGCCGAATATATCAAAAATCATCACCGGTCAGACCAAATTAAAGGCATCATCGGCATCACTACGCTGCATAAAGGAGTTGAGAGGCTCGGTTTTGAAGCGGTTGAGCCTGCGAACCAGTTTTACAGAGTGTTCAAGAAGCTGACGCAGATTCCGATCTTATATTTAACAACAAAGCAATTTTCTCTTCGCAAAATCCCCCCTTCCCAATATTTGTTTATTTCGAAAGAAAAATTGTTCAAGTCCTATCTGCAGAAATAA
- a CDS encoding alkaline phosphatase family protein, whose translation MSESSKKSVVMLLIDSLMDEPLKEAVKNGQAPGLQYLLENGRYVPDMISPFPTMSVNVDSTLLTGVYSDQHKVPGLVWYNAKEKRIINYGSHIRELLKLGIKQSSRDVFYNLNQVHLSQQVKTLHEELDEKGIETCSINALLHRGSRDGYLQIPFLFSMISGLNRSVKINASQLFSYGGFSKVNPANRSLFKKFGFNDRFSTNELVYLIQTNKVPPLALVYFPDLDQHVHKHGRNDAAGVAKADRHVQRILDSFSSWEAALKDHIWIVMGDNGQAWISGNKKEALIDLRSLLDAFRIVKLKKGVTADDDIVLAVNERMAFIYSLDKAKLPLKRIADILQKDERIDIICWKNEADSIEAVSGEQHGKLTFRPGGKCTDEFGQTWTLEGDLHILDLTVEQNSLTYGKFPDALARLYASFFSHEGDYLIANAKPGYEFIGEGSPTHVGGASHGALHKQDTLVSMIITGTDTMPAYNRLVDIKEWILDLVKSRGAGE comes from the coding sequence ATGTCTGAGAGCAGCAAGAAATCAGTCGTCATGTTGCTGATCGATTCATTAATGGATGAACCGCTCAAAGAAGCCGTGAAAAACGGACAGGCTCCTGGACTGCAATATTTACTGGAAAACGGGCGTTATGTGCCTGATATGATCAGCCCTTTTCCGACGATGTCTGTCAATGTCGACAGCACATTGCTTACAGGGGTGTACAGCGACCAGCACAAAGTGCCTGGCCTTGTGTGGTACAACGCGAAGGAAAAACGGATTATCAATTATGGCAGCCACATTCGAGAGCTTCTGAAATTAGGCATCAAACAATCCTCCAGAGACGTCTTTTACAATCTGAATCAGGTTCATTTAAGCCAACAGGTGAAGACGCTTCACGAAGAGCTTGACGAAAAAGGAATCGAAACGTGCTCGATCAATGCGCTCTTGCACAGGGGGAGCCGGGACGGCTATTTGCAGATTCCCTTTCTTTTTTCAATGATTTCCGGATTAAACCGGTCAGTCAAAATCAACGCATCCCAGCTGTTTTCGTACGGCGGTTTTTCCAAAGTGAATCCGGCCAACCGCTCGCTTTTCAAAAAATTCGGTTTTAACGACCGATTTTCAACCAATGAATTGGTCTATCTGATTCAAACAAACAAAGTACCGCCTCTTGCGCTCGTCTATTTTCCCGATCTCGACCAGCACGTGCATAAACACGGGAGGAACGACGCAGCGGGGGTGGCGAAAGCCGACCGGCATGTTCAAAGGATTTTAGACAGTTTTTCGTCATGGGAAGCCGCTTTAAAGGATCACATTTGGATCGTGATGGGGGACAACGGACAGGCCTGGATCAGCGGCAATAAAAAAGAAGCATTGATTGATTTGAGAAGCCTTTTGGACGCCTTTCGCATTGTGAAATTAAAGAAAGGTGTGACGGCCGATGACGACATCGTTCTTGCAGTTAACGAAAGAATGGCGTTCATCTATTCGCTCGATAAAGCGAAGCTTCCGCTCAAGAGGATAGCGGACATTCTGCAAAAGGACGAACGGATCGACATCATCTGCTGGAAAAATGAAGCGGATTCAATTGAGGCCGTTTCGGGGGAGCAGCACGGGAAGCTCACATTTCGGCCGGGAGGCAAATGCACGGACGAATTTGGACAAACGTGGACGCTGGAAGGGGATTTACATATTCTCGATTTGACGGTTGAGCAGAACAGCCTGACATACGGAAAATTTCCTGATGCGCTGGCCAGACTGTACGCTTCATTTTTTTCTCATGAAGGCGATTATTTGATCGCCAATGCAAAGCCCGGATACGAATTTATCGGCGAAGGGTCGCCGACGCACGTCGGAGGAGCCAGCCACGGTGCACTGCATAAGCAGGACACCCTCGTCTCCATGATCATCACCGGAACCGATACAATGCCGGCATACAATCGTCTT
- a CDS encoding AI-2E family transporter, translated as MDSLHMWGGRFKKFFLDNKFVLFLLILLLIGLNILVFTKASFIFTPFIVLVETIALPVVLTGVVYYLLNPIVDFLEWKNVKRIYSILLLYIVIIGLITISIVSVIPLLREQITSLVDNFPRYVHIVEDQIKQLIGSQFFNQVQQTMNINLTDLASKLSDQATTILNSTFTGVGTFIGAVTEVVISIVTVPFILFYLLKDGKKLPLFILKLIPVRLREQTYVMMSEMNHRLSSYIRGQIIVSFCIGCLLFIGYMIIGLDYASLLALVAACTSIVPYLGPTIAITPAIIIALVTSPFMLVKLIIVWTVVQLFEGKFISPQIMGKNLHIHPVTIIFVLLTAAKLFGVIGVILAIPGYAVIKVVVTHLFEWFKQRSHLYEKNEEV; from the coding sequence ATGGACTCTTTGCATATGTGGGGCGGCAGGTTTAAAAAGTTTTTTTTAGACAATAAATTCGTCCTGTTTCTGCTTATTCTGCTTTTGATCGGACTGAACATCCTTGTATTTACAAAAGCATCGTTTATTTTCACGCCTTTCATCGTTCTTGTGGAAACCATCGCTCTGCCTGTCGTGCTGACAGGTGTCGTTTATTATTTGTTAAATCCGATCGTTGATTTTCTAGAGTGGAAAAACGTGAAAAGAATTTATTCGATTCTTCTTCTCTACATTGTGATCATCGGTCTGATCACGATTTCGATCGTCTCTGTTATCCCGCTGTTAAGGGAACAGATCACAAGCCTTGTCGATAACTTCCCAAGGTATGTCCACATTGTGGAAGACCAAATTAAACAGCTGATCGGAAGCCAGTTCTTTAATCAGGTCCAGCAGACGATGAACATCAATCTGACCGATTTGGCAAGCAAATTATCCGATCAGGCTACCACCATTTTAAACAGTACGTTTACCGGTGTGGGAACGTTCATAGGCGCCGTGACAGAGGTCGTGATTTCGATTGTGACCGTGCCGTTTATCCTGTTTTACTTGTTGAAAGACGGCAAAAAACTGCCGCTGTTTATTCTAAAACTCATACCGGTCCGCCTGCGGGAGCAGACGTATGTGATGATGTCCGAGATGAATCACCGGCTGAGTTCGTATATCAGGGGGCAGATCATCGTCAGCTTCTGTATCGGCTGCCTGTTGTTTATCGGATATATGATCATCGGTCTTGATTATGCTTCTCTTTTGGCCCTTGTGGCGGCGTGTACGAGCATCGTTCCGTATCTCGGACCGACGATTGCGATTACGCCGGCAATCATCATCGCTTTGGTCACTTCTCCGTTTATGCTTGTGAAGCTGATCATCGTTTGGACTGTGGTGCAGCTGTTTGAAGGAAAATTTATTTCGCCGCAGATTATGGGAAAAAACCTGCACATCCATCCGGTAACAATCATCTTTGTGCTGCTGACGGCAGCCAAGCTGTTCGGCGTGATCGGCGTCATTCTCGCCATCCCCGGATACGCGGTCATCAAAGTGGTTGTCACGCATTTATTTGAATGGTTTAAACAGCGTTCACACCTTTACGAAAAAAACGAAGAAGTCTGA
- a CDS encoding Gfo/Idh/MocA family protein, which yields MMRFGVVGTNWITDRFLGAARLIEDFQLTAVYSRTGERGREFAQKYGAEAVFTDIGEMAESDVIDAVYIASPNSLHKDQAVTFMKSGKHVLCEKPLASHVKEAEEMVKTAQEHRVTFMEAMKTTFLPNFKNISRNLHKIGKVRRFTASYCQYSSRYDAYRNGTVLNAFNPALSNGSLMDIGVYCVHPAIVLFGKPLEVKANGLILESGADGEGTVLLKYKEHEAVLMHSKISNSFIPAEIQGEEGSIVIDKIHRPEQVDIRYRDGRVEHLTLPDDKPAMFYETEEFINLIKQGRIESSLNTFERSIDTLAVIDEARKQIGLVFPADHM from the coding sequence ATGATGCGGTTCGGGGTAGTCGGAACAAATTGGATTACCGACCGGTTTCTTGGGGCGGCCCGTTTGATCGAAGATTTTCAATTAACCGCGGTATATTCAAGGACCGGAGAGCGCGGACGTGAATTCGCGCAGAAATACGGAGCCGAGGCGGTTTTTACCGATATCGGAGAAATGGCTGAGAGCGATGTTATTGATGCGGTATATATCGCAAGTCCCAACTCTTTACATAAAGATCAGGCAGTTACATTCATGAAAAGCGGAAAACACGTCCTGTGCGAAAAACCGCTTGCGTCCCATGTCAAAGAAGCGGAAGAAATGGTAAAAACAGCGCAGGAACACCGCGTAACATTTATGGAAGCGATGAAAACGACGTTTCTTCCGAATTTTAAAAACATCAGTCGCAACCTGCACAAAATCGGCAAAGTCCGCCGTTTTACAGCCAGCTACTGCCAATACTCTTCCCGCTATGACGCCTATCGAAACGGAACCGTCTTAAACGCATTTAATCCGGCTTTATCGAACGGTTCCTTGATGGATATCGGCGTCTATTGCGTTCATCCCGCGATCGTCCTGTTCGGCAAACCCCTCGAAGTCAAAGCGAACGGGCTGATCCTTGAGTCAGGGGCGGACGGTGAAGGAACAGTGCTGTTAAAATACAAGGAGCACGAAGCCGTACTGATGCACTCGAAAATCTCAAATTCCTTCATCCCGGCTGAAATTCAAGGAGAAGAAGGCTCTATCGTCATCGATAAAATCCACCGCCCCGAACAAGTCGACATCCGCTATCGGGACGGTCGGGTTGAACATCTTACGCTGCCTGATGACAAACCGGCCATGTTTTATGAAACAGAGGAATTCATCAATTTAATTAAACAAGGGCGGATCGAGTCTTCGCTTAACACGTTTGAACGTTCTATAGACACATTGGCGGTCATAGATGAAGCGCGCAAACAGATCGGTCTCGTTTTCCCCGCTGATCACATGTAG
- a CDS encoding undecaprenyl-diphosphate phosphatase, with protein MNIWDIIVAIILGIVEGLTEYAPVSSTGHMIIVDDVWLKSKELLTPEAANTFKVVIQLGSILAVAFVFKDRILNLLGMKKNITEEQKSGNRLSIAQIAVGLVPAAVLGFLFEDYIDQYLFSVRTVAVGLIAGAVLMLAADWINRRKDTTDSVDRMTYKQALGMGLFQCLALWPGFSRSGSTISGGVILGLSHRAAADFTFIMAIPIMMGASLLSLIKNWAYLSADLLPFFIAGFISAFIVALFVVRFFLRLINKIKLVPFAIYRIVLGLLLFILFL; from the coding sequence ATGAACATTTGGGATATTATTGTCGCTATCATACTTGGAATTGTTGAAGGATTAACCGAATATGCCCCTGTATCGTCAACAGGGCATATGATTATTGTTGACGATGTCTGGCTGAAATCGAAAGAACTGCTTACGCCGGAGGCGGCGAATACCTTTAAAGTCGTGATTCAGCTCGGCTCCATCCTTGCCGTCGCCTTCGTATTTAAAGACCGGATTCTCAATCTTTTAGGCATGAAGAAAAACATTACGGAAGAGCAGAAATCGGGAAACCGCCTTTCCATCGCCCAAATCGCTGTAGGCCTTGTTCCCGCCGCTGTGCTTGGATTTTTATTTGAAGACTATATTGATCAATACTTGTTTTCCGTCCGCACCGTTGCGGTCGGTCTCATCGCCGGTGCGGTGCTGATGCTCGCAGCCGACTGGATCAATCGGCGCAAGGATACGACAGATTCGGTTGATAGGATGACGTATAAGCAGGCGCTTGGCATGGGGCTGTTTCAATGTCTGGCGCTTTGGCCGGGCTTCTCGCGCTCGGGTTCGACGATTTCAGGCGGGGTTATTCTCGGCTTGAGCCACAGAGCGGCCGCTGATTTCACCTTCATCATGGCGATTCCGATCATGATGGGTGCAAGCCTGCTCTCTTTAATCAAAAACTGGGCATATTTGAGTGCAGACCTGTTGCCTTTCTTTATCGCAGGGTTTATCAGCGCTTTTATTGTCGCTCTTTTTGTCGTCCGTTTTTTCCTCCGGCTGATCAACAAGATCAAGCTGGTTCCGTTTGCCATCTATCGAATCGTTTTAGGGCTGCTTCTGTTCATTTTGTTTCTGTAA
- a CDS encoding metallophosphoesterase, with protein MFIIACLLIILGLMPFLYKANHNTKDVKVNTISVERVQAPALKKKLNILHLSDLHLENISISPERILELANKKRVDLIALTGDFLDRKRNIPKLANYLKALKKLKPAYGMYAVFGNHDYLLKDEHFRKLKRVLEDNGCITLQNQHVSIEVEGETLNIIGIDDYSTKRSDIAGSYKGLKEGYNLVLTHDPNVVLDMQEFHFDYLLSGHFHGGQIHWPKPYHLVKMGKLVRMNMIKGLHYHHDKPFYISEGLGQTGANIRIGSRPEMTFHHIS; from the coding sequence ATGTTTATTATCGCATGTTTATTGATTATCTTAGGCCTCATGCCTTTTTTATATAAAGCGAACCACAATACAAAAGATGTGAAAGTCAACACGATTTCGGTCGAGCGCGTGCAGGCTCCCGCTTTAAAGAAAAAGCTGAACATTCTTCATCTGTCCGATCTTCATTTAGAAAACATTTCGATTTCACCTGAACGGATTCTTGAACTTGCCAATAAAAAACGAGTGGATCTCATTGCTTTAACAGGAGATTTTCTTGATAGGAAGAGAAATATTCCAAAGCTTGCAAACTACTTAAAAGCTTTGAAAAAACTGAAGCCGGCATACGGGATGTACGCTGTATTCGGCAACCATGACTACCTATTGAAAGACGAACACTTTCGGAAGCTGAAACGTGTACTGGAAGATAACGGATGCATCACCCTACAGAACCAGCATGTCTCCATTGAAGTGGAAGGCGAGACACTCAACATTATCGGGATTGATGATTACAGCACGAAGCGAAGCGATATTGCCGGTTCATATAAAGGGCTTAAAGAGGGCTACAACCTTGTATTGACGCATGATCCGAACGTTGTGCTTGATATGCAGGAATTTCACTTTGACTATCTTCTTTCAGGACATTTTCACGGCGGTCAGATTCATTGGCCGAAGCCTTATCATCTCGTGAAGATGGGAAAGCTTGTGCGAATGAATATGATAAAAGGTCTTCACTACCATCATGACAAACCGTTTTATATCAGCGAGGGATTGGGTCAGACTGGGGCGAACATCCGAATCGGAAGCCGTCCGGAAATGACGTTCCATCACATTTCATAA